The nucleotide window TTCCGCCAAATCGCCTGAAGATTGGGTTTCTTTGGCGGGCTTTGTCGTGGAATCTGTAAGAGACTTTTTTAACCAAAAAAACACGTCTGCTTCTGATGCTGCCGCCGCTAAAAGTGCCGCCCGAACTGAGGCCGCCCGAATTGCTGCAAGCCGCTACGAACAAGCCACCAATTACCGCACCCGAAAACACAAGCAAAATCTTATTTATCAAGGTTTTATTACTGTCGCTTGCTTGATTACTGTCGTTCTCTTGGGTAAGTGCTGCATTATCGACAATTGTACTACTGGCACTTTGATTGGCACTATCATTGGTTACACGCTCGGACAAGTTATTGATTGATTGAGCATTTGGCCTTACTCTCGACAACCCTCGACTTCTTGGTTTGGGGGTTGTTCTTCTTTTAGCTCTACGCATACACTACACCTGTTTAGCCTCCAACGCTTCTTTGATTTCGGGGTACTGGTTTCGTAGCGATTCGGTTACGATCTGACTCAATGCTAATCTTTTTTGCTTTTTTAATTTTTTGTAATCCAATTCTATTGCCTTTGGCAAAGAAATTGTTACGTTAAATGTATCTCGTGCCATACGCTTTTTTGGAATGAAATTTGTTGTTACATTTGTAATGCAATACACCATATTTGTATTAACGTGTAAGTGTTTGCATTACAAATATGTAGTATATATACTTACATTGCAAGTATTCATAATAAAAAAATGTAAATATTTTTCAGTATGAAACATATAGGATTAGTAATCAAGCAGTTGTGTAAAGAAAAAAATATCAGTATTACTACTGTTGCCGAAAAACTGAATAAAACACGCCAAACTGTTTATCAGGATTTCGCGAGGGACAACTTTACAAGCCAAACACTGGAAAAATACGCGGAAATATTAGGTATGACACTGCCTGAACTTTTAGCGCAGTGTCAGGATAATGTAAGTACAGATACTTACAGGACTAATAATAGTGCCATTCGCGAAGAATGGCAGGCTACCAAAGAGAAGGTTCAAGAAGAACTTGAGTTTTACAAAAAAGAGCTTGAGTTTGTAAAAAATCTATTATTGACAGAACAAAAAGCACATGCAGAAACACGGCTAATGCTGGGAAAGAATTAAGTAAGTAACTGACCCTTTGGAGAAGAAAATTTTTTTGGGCGCAAGCCTAAAAAAATTTACCTACCAATGTTACCTACTATTTTTCGGTTCGTCCGAAAAACAGGGTTTAAATCAAATTTGAGCTATATTTTTACTTTACACATAATTAAAAAACAACGATGAGCAAAACAGTTATCCGCAACGATTGGACTCGCGAAGAAATCGCTGAAATATACAATTCTCCAGTTTTGGATTTGATTTACAGAGCTGCCACGACGCACCGCGAATATAACGACCCGCAAGAAGTACAAGTTTGTACGCTTTTGTCTGTAAAAACAGGCGGTTGCCCAGAAGATTGTGGCTACTGTCCGCAAGCGGCACGTTATCACACCAACGTAAAAGTACACAAACTTATGCCCGTAAACGAAGTGTTGGACGCAGCGCGTAACGCCAAAGATAGCGGCAGTACACGTTTTTGTATGGGTGCGGCTTGGCGCGAAGTGCGCGACAATCGAGACTTTGACAACGTGCTGGAAATGGTGAAAGGCGTAAACTCAATGGGTATGGAAGTTTGCTGTACTTTGGGTATGCTTACCGAAGACCAAGCCCAAAAATTGAAAGATGCTGGCCTTTATGCCTACAATCATAACCTTGACACCAGCGAAGAGCATTACGATAAAGTAATTACGACTCGCACTTACGACGACCGTCTGGACACTATCCAGCACGTGCGCAAGTCGGGCATTGCGGTTTGTTCGGGTGGTATCATTGGTTTGGGCGAAACACACATAGACCGTATCGGTTTGTTGCACACGTTGGCAACCATGCCCGAACACCCAGAATCTGTACCAGTAAACGCCCTTGTGCCCGTAGAAGGTACGCCAATGGAAGAACAACCTCGCGTTTCGGTATGGGAAATGGTGCGTATGATTGCGACGGCGCGTATCATTATGCCAAAAGCAATGGTTCGCCTTTCGGCTGGCCGCGTGCGCATGAGCCAAGAAGAACAAGCACTTTGTTTTATGGCGGGTGCTAACTCGATTTTTGCGGGTGATAAATTGCTTACTACGCCAAATCCTGAGGTAGATGCTGATAAAGAATTGTTCCAAACTTTGAATTTGCGCCCACGTGCTGCGTTCAAAGATGGTGAAGCTCCCGTAAAAATTGACCAAATCCCGAACACTGGTATTTTGGTTGATTAATTTTTGGAGAAAGAAAATAGAAAAAGCCGCCTTCTGCTACAAAAGTGGAAGGCGGCTTTTTGTCATTCTAAGGGCAGCGTGTCTGTTTTTTGGGTGAGTAGCCCGATTACGCCATTTTCGCCAAGCAAATATTCCATGCGGGTTTTGGCTACGGCTTGCCCGTCGGTGGTAAAATGTCGGTGCGTAACGAAAATGTGCATATTGTTGGTGATTTCGGCACGCCAATCGTCCATTCCTTCGGCTTGTACTTCTTTGGTTAGGAGCAATTGCGAAATTTTGCTGCCATCTTTGGCCAAGGTGGTTAGGCGCGTTTGTTTACCGTGCGGGATTTTTTCTTGACAAATAACTCCCGAAAATTTACGCGTGTCATAGACTTTGCCTATCGCCCAAAGCGTGTCTTGCTTGCCCAACTCGTAGCGCGAAATTTCGGGTTGCGTGATGGCTTTGCCTGCTTGCATCATAAAAAAATCTGATTCTAAAAGCGGCAAAGGCAATGTTTTGAATTTTTTAAGAAAAGGCTCTAAATCAGTATTTTGTGTTACAGCTTTCTGTTTGGGTGGTTGTTGGTAGCAGCCTGCCAGCAAGCCGCAACAGAGCAGGGTAGAGGCTACCCAGTTTTTAGGTTTTTTTATAGCCATATCAAAGTGTCGGGGTGAAAAGTTGCGTATAATAAATGGTTGTTGGGTAGGGTGTTCGCTTTGGCTGTCAGGCGCAAATTTTCCCCCAACAATAAATCTATTTCGTAGTAATGTCCCAAAAATCGGGTTTGTAGCAAGCGTGCCTGTGCCGTGTTGGCCGTGGGATTGGGTTGCAATTCCAAATGCTCAAAACGAAGACACACATTGCCAGTTTTTTGTTGAAAAATAGAAAACTGAGGCCATATTTGCGCCAGTGCGTCAGCGGCTACGATGTTGGCATTTCCCCAAAAATTGGCGGCGTATTCGCTGTTGGGTTGATGGTAAAGGGTTTGCGGCGTGCCAGTTTGTAACCATTGGCCGTCGCGCATGAGGGCGAGTGTATCGGGGAAGGCGAGGGCTTCGGCGGTGTCGTGTGTTACCCAAATGACGGTTGTCCCGTTTTCGCGTATCATTTCCACAATTTGCTGACGTACAGCATTTTTGTGAGTATAATCCAAATTGCTGAAAGGCTCATCCAAGAGTAAAACCATCGGAATTTCGGCCAAAGAACGCGCCAAGGCTACGCGCTGTTGTTGGCCGCCCGAAAGTTGCGCGGGCAGTTTGTCGGAAAGGTTATCGAGTTTGCAACGTTCTATCAGTTCCCCGACGCGCTTGCGCTGATATTCGGGTTTGTAGGCACGCAAACTGTACGCGATATTTTCCCAAACCGTGTGGCGCGGCATGAGTTGGTAGTCCTGATGCACGAGTTTGATGTCTGAGTGGCCCGCAATTAATTTCCACGCGGGACTCAATACTTTTTTCCCATTCAAACGAATCAAGCCCGTGTCGGGTTCTTCTAGTGCTGCCAAAATCCGTAACAATGTACTTTTTCCGCAACCACTTTCGCCAATGAGTCCGAGCCATTGGCCTTCGTCTAAGGTAAATGAAATGCCCGACACGGCAGGCGTAAGGGCATTTTCGTATTTTTTTGAGATGTTTTCTACTTCCAACAACATGGCCGCAAAGGTATCAAAACTTTTGGCCTTAGTCTGTCTTTTTGCGTGTTTTGGTGGCCGCTGGTTTGGCTGTCTCTTTTTTGGCTGCGGTAGTGGTTTTGCTGGTTGCGGTGGCAGTGATTTTCTTTTTGGTGGGCTTGGGCTTTTCGGGCAAAATTTTGTCTTTGTGCTCTAAGGCGAAATTGATGAATGTGTCTCGCTTTACTACCAAGCGCACGGGTGTCGGCAACATTTCGTAGGCTTTTTCCATCATCAATCGAATGTTATCTTCGTCGCTTACGATGTCTATGCCTTTGGCTTTGAGTTTGTCCCAGATGGCGGGCAATTCTTTTTCTAAAATTGATTCTAAATCCAGCATTTTATATATTTTTTGGGAAACGATATAATGGAAAGGCTAATATAGTGGATTTGCTTTTATTTCCTTTCGATTAATTTTGCCGACTGCCGTTAGTGCCAACCTATGCGCCAACACGATTTGGGCAGGCATCTGATAGCGTGTCATTTTGCTTGCTAGCCATTGCCGCAACTGTTCGGTACTCAGTGTTTGGCTTTAGCATGACTAGTCAAAAGCAGTGTTTCGAGAAGCGAGTAGGGCATAGGGCAACATTGGTAGTCATGAGATCAATGATGTTATTAAGGTTGTTTTTTTAAATAAAACAATAATTATCTATCCATTCTTAATGTATGTTTTTATTTGAATTTCAGCCGAACTATTAAGTAGATTTCACCTATTTGCCTGCAAAATTATTGTTTTTATAATTATCTTTGTATAGTTATTTTTGTCTATTAGTTGCTAATGTTGGAGGTGTCCAGCATATGCTATTTGGGTGTTATCATTGGCACTATTGATAATCATTTTCACGTTTGTGAGCACCTAATATAAATTTTATACGACAAAAATATACTTAATTGAATATTTATTTACCTTATATTGATAATGAGTATATAAGTGAAATAAATATTTGTTGCTAAATTCCTCCTGCCTACTCTGCCCAATACTTTATTGTTTTAAAAAAAACGGTTGCATCACACATTAAAATTTATTGGCTATGCGTATTTCGCTTTTTACACAATTGTTTTGTATAGTGCTTATTTTATTTGTTCCCACGTTAGTTCTGGCAGCTACTTGTACCTCTAATGGAAGTGGAAACTGGACTAATCCTCTTAATTGGTCGTGTGGACGTATTCCTATTGGCGGAGATATTATCATCATTCAAGCAGGCCATGTGGTGAACGTAGATGCACAAATTACGATTGTTGGTTCTCCTGTTCGGATTGAAAATTATGGAGAATTACATTTTGTGAATGGAAGGAAATTGAATTTGCCCGCAGGTTCTGGGGTAATTATGAATTCGCCAAGTACAATTACTAAAAGTACAGGTGGTGGAAGCAGTACCTTAATTAGTATAGGAGGCACTGATGTATGGACGGCGGCAGATGGTAATGTAATTTGTCCTAACAACTGTAATGGATTTGGAAATCAAAATGTTTTGCCTGTTACCTTGCTTTATTTGAAATCAGTAATAGCCAAATCAGGCGTTACGCTGCTTTGGGCTACGGCTTCAGAAACCAACAATAGTCATTTCATGGTAGAACGCTCAGGTGACGGCCAAACTTATAAGGCCATTGCAGAAGTAAAAGGTATGGGCAATAGCAATAGCACAACATCGTACACATATACTGACCACGAACAAAATAATGGTATCGTTTATTATCGTTTGGCGCAATATGACTATGATGGTAAGCTGACTTACAGCCGCGCCGTAGCTACACATCAATCACTTTCACAAGCCTTGTCTGTGTCCTTTTCTGCAGAAGGAACAGCGACTTTGGTAGCGACTGAAACGCCATTGTCAGAGGTAGAATTATTCTACACAGATGCCATGGGACGTAGTGTTTACCAAACCAATTTAGCGGTAAATACAGGAAGTGTAAGCAGTGTTGCGCCGCCAGCCTTATCGCAAGGCGTTTATTTGGTGCAAGTACGCGCTGCCAACGAAACCAATACTTACAGAGTTTTTGTACGATAATACATTTTTAGTGTATTACCGTCATGGCTGCTATTCTTTGTTCTTAGAACAAAGAATAGCAGCCATGACTTTTCAAATAAAAACGATTGTGCTAAAGAATAAAATTTAGTGATTCGCAGACGGTGGTGGGTTCGTTGCAACCAGTAAATAGCATTGGTCAGCAACGTAGAAGCTGTACACACGGACAAAATGCCCAAATTTGGACTCTTTTGCTCATCACAATAAATATTTTGGCGGAAGGGTTTCTGTGTGTAAATTGATGGGATTTTTTTGCCTTGTGAAGGCATAATTACCTTTTTGACTTTTGGGCATATTGGTTAAACTCCAAACAAAGATTTACCCAATATTGGAGCTGATTTTCCTGCCTAAGAATTTGCTCGTTTACATAAATATAGCCTTTGTACGTGCGGCCATTGGAGTGCATGAGGCG belongs to Flexibacter flexilis DSM 6793 and includes:
- a CDS encoding helix-turn-helix domain-containing protein, whose translation is MKHIGLVIKQLCKEKNISITTVAEKLNKTRQTVYQDFARDNFTSQTLEKYAEILGMTLPELLAQCQDNVSTDTYRTNNSAIREEWQATKEKVQEELEFYKKELEFVKNLLLTEQKAHAETRLMLGKN
- the bioB gene encoding biotin synthase BioB, which translates into the protein MSKTVIRNDWTREEIAEIYNSPVLDLIYRAATTHREYNDPQEVQVCTLLSVKTGGCPEDCGYCPQAARYHTNVKVHKLMPVNEVLDAARNAKDSGSTRFCMGAAWREVRDNRDFDNVLEMVKGVNSMGMEVCCTLGMLTEDQAQKLKDAGLYAYNHNLDTSEEHYDKVITTRTYDDRLDTIQHVRKSGIAVCSGGIIGLGETHIDRIGLLHTLATMPEHPESVPVNALVPVEGTPMEEQPRVSVWEMVRMIATARIIMPKAMVRLSAGRVRMSQEEQALCFMAGANSIFAGDKLLTTPNPEVDADKELFQTLNLRPRAAFKDGEAPVKIDQIPNTGILVD
- a CDS encoding ABC transporter ATP-binding protein; its protein translation is MLLEVENISKKYENALTPAVSGISFTLDEGQWLGLIGESGCGKSTLLRILAALEEPDTGLIRLNGKKVLSPAWKLIAGHSDIKLVHQDYQLMPRHTVWENIAYSLRAYKPEYQRKRVGELIERCKLDNLSDKLPAQLSGGQQQRVALARSLAEIPMVLLLDEPFSNLDYTHKNAVRQQIVEMIRENGTTVIWVTHDTAEALAFPDTLALMRDGQWLQTGTPQTLYHQPNSEYAANFWGNANIVAADALAQIWPQFSIFQQKTGNVCLRFEHLELQPNPTANTAQARLLQTRFLGHYYEIDLLLGENLRLTAKANTLPNNHLLYATFHPDTLIWL
- a CDS encoding T9SS type A sorting domain-containing protein; this encodes MRISLFTQLFCIVLILFVPTLVLAATCTSNGSGNWTNPLNWSCGRIPIGGDIIIIQAGHVVNVDAQITIVGSPVRIENYGELHFVNGRKLNLPAGSGVIMNSPSTITKSTGGGSSTLISIGGTDVWTAADGNVICPNNCNGFGNQNVLPVTLLYLKSVIAKSGVTLLWATASETNNSHFMVERSGDGQTYKAIAEVKGMGNSNSTTSYTYTDHEQNNGIVYYRLAQYDYDGKLTYSRAVATHQSLSQALSVSFSAEGTATLVATETPLSEVELFYTDAMGRSVYQTNLAVNTGSVSSVAPPALSQGVYLVQVRAANETNTYRVFVR